The Halalkalibacter krulwichiae genome has a segment encoding these proteins:
- a CDS encoding 3-oxoacid CoA-transferase subunit B — protein sequence MGLGIDIRNRIAKRAACEIENGMIVNLGIGIPSLVSNHIPNSYQVMFHAENGILGMGKSPDKGSENPMLCNAAGFPVTTIAGSSYFDSATAFGMIRSGYIDVTILGGLEVSKDGDLANWIVPGKRVPGIGGAMELATKAKKVVVVMNHISKNGEPKIVNKCNLPVTAKTCVDLIITDMAVIEVTKDGLLLKEVLTPYSIEEVIQNTGTELLISSQLKILDV from the coding sequence ATGGGCTTGGGAATAGATATTCGCAATAGAATTGCCAAACGAGCAGCTTGTGAAATTGAGAATGGAATGATAGTCAACTTAGGAATTGGAATTCCTTCTCTCGTTTCTAATCATATCCCTAATTCGTACCAAGTAATGTTTCATGCCGAGAATGGAATTTTAGGAATGGGAAAATCACCAGACAAAGGTTCTGAGAACCCGATGCTTTGTAATGCTGCAGGCTTTCCCGTTACGACTATTGCAGGTTCTTCCTATTTCGACAGTGCAACCGCTTTTGGCATGATTCGATCTGGTTATATAGATGTAACGATTCTTGGCGGGTTAGAGGTTAGTAAAGATGGCGATCTAGCAAATTGGATTGTTCCAGGTAAACGAGTTCCTGGAATTGGAGGCGCAATGGAGTTAGCAACAAAAGCGAAGAAAGTCGTTGTCGTAATGAATCATATAAGTAAAAATGGTGAACCGAAGATTGTAAATAAGTGCAACTTGCCTGTAACAGCTAAAACATGTGTTGACTTAATTATTACTGATATGGCAGTCATTGAAGTTACAAAAGACGGCTTATTATTAAAGGAAGTATTAACTCCTTATAGTATTGAAGAGGTCATTCAAAATACAGGAACTGAATTACTCATTTCATCGCAATTAAAAATATTAGATGTCTGA
- a CDS encoding allantoinase, translated as MHDTIIQFGNIVTENEVFQADLGLLNGKITTITEAGKLKGGNVQTINAKGAHIFPGLIDIHCHFNEPGRELWEGFETGSKSLAAGGVTTFFDMPLNSNPATTTKERFQRKEQLAIEKAIVDYRLWAGLVPDNLNHLEQLHLEGAIGFKAFMSESGTDDFQYADNETLLKGMSIIAKVNSILAIHAESNEMINYLTEIAVNEKKFSVRDYCQTRPIVSELEAVERILRYSELTGCKIHICHVSSSKIVERIIRAKEAGIDVTVETCPHYLYFSLTEFEEIGALAKCAPPLREKEEVELLWHFIQRGDIDIISSDHSPSPPDLKFQSNNIFDVWGGIAGCQSMLSVLLTEGYHKRGIPLTTIAQVTAYNPAKRFGLLANKGTIRVGADADFVIVDIEKPYTLQAKELYYRHKISPYVGEQFIGKVKYTFTNGKCIFANDKIQHVDLRVSK; from the coding sequence ATGCATGATACGATTATCCAGTTTGGCAATATTGTAACAGAGAATGAAGTATTTCAAGCAGATCTTGGCCTCTTAAATGGGAAAATCACAACCATTACAGAAGCAGGTAAATTAAAAGGTGGTAATGTACAAACGATTAACGCAAAAGGGGCACATATTTTTCCAGGCTTAATTGATATTCACTGTCATTTTAACGAACCAGGAAGAGAATTATGGGAAGGATTCGAAACAGGAAGTAAGAGTTTAGCTGCGGGCGGTGTCACTACTTTTTTTGATATGCCCTTAAATAGTAATCCGGCAACTACAACAAAAGAGCGGTTTCAAAGAAAAGAACAATTAGCAATTGAAAAAGCCATCGTAGATTACAGGTTATGGGCTGGACTTGTCCCTGACAATCTAAATCATTTAGAGCAATTACATTTAGAAGGGGCCATCGGATTCAAAGCATTTATGTCAGAAAGTGGTACCGATGATTTTCAATATGCAGATAATGAGACATTGCTAAAAGGAATGAGTATTATCGCGAAAGTAAATTCTATTTTAGCAATACATGCGGAATCAAATGAAATGATTAATTATTTAACAGAAATCGCAGTTAATGAGAAAAAATTTTCCGTACGTGATTATTGTCAAACAAGACCCATTGTATCGGAATTGGAAGCCGTTGAACGGATCTTACGTTATTCAGAGTTAACAGGTTGCAAAATTCATATTTGTCACGTTAGTAGCTCAAAAATTGTAGAACGAATAATTAGAGCAAAAGAAGCTGGAATTGATGTTACCGTTGAGACTTGCCCACATTATCTATATTTTTCATTAACTGAATTTGAAGAAATTGGCGCTTTGGCAAAGTGTGCACCACCATTAAGAGAGAAAGAGGAAGTTGAGTTACTATGGCATTTCATTCAAAGAGGTGATATTGATATTATTAGTTCCGACCATTCCCCATCTCCCCCGGACTTAAAATTCCAAAGTAATAATATTTTTGACGTTTGGGGTGGAATTGCAGGGTGTCAAAGTATGTTATCTGTACTATTGACAGAAGGGTATCATAAGCGAGGAATTCCTTTAACAACAATTGCTCAGGTTACCGCATATAATCCTGCGAAAAGATTTGGGTTACTAGCAAATAAAGGGACCATTCGTGTCGGAGCAGATGCCGATTTTGTAATTGTTGATATAGAAAAACCTTATACACTACAAGCTAAAGAACTTTATTATCGTCACAAAATTAGTCCATATGTTGGGGAACAGTTTATTGGAAAGGTTAAATATACGTTTACAAACGGTAAGTGCATATTTGCTAACGATAAAATTCAGCACGTAGATTTAAGGGTCTCTAAATAG
- the ablB gene encoding putative beta-lysine N-acetyltransferase, whose amino-acid sequence MGKRGEVKILSNETFTVQLYLDYFNERLRVDDYRGNIKKVLEAIEPILIENQFSKCIFHSRAEHWKLLLSYGFQLEAIFSGYFNGSDNYAMTLYKDQERRKSDVWVKEDEILESVMKKGKNQELKRTPEDYVFRRAVEKDAGKLATLYRTVFSIYPTPMDEEEYVLKMLRTTSIFYIVEYNNEIVSAASADINKSFHHAELTDCATLPTYRKYGLMKKILVKLEEELRREHIFCTFSIARALSFGMNAAFYQLGYTYTGRMTNNCYIYDNLEDMNVWVKNLAT is encoded by the coding sequence ATGGGAAAAAGAGGGGAAGTGAAAATCCTTTCAAATGAAACATTCACTGTTCAACTGTACCTTGATTATTTTAACGAACGTCTAAGAGTTGATGATTATCGAGGAAATATCAAAAAGGTATTAGAAGCTATTGAACCAATTCTAATAGAAAATCAATTTTCTAAATGCATTTTTCATAGCAGAGCAGAACATTGGAAATTACTACTTTCCTACGGATTTCAACTTGAGGCAATTTTTTCGGGTTATTTTAATGGCTCAGACAATTACGCTATGACATTATACAAAGACCAAGAGAGACGTAAGAGTGATGTTTGGGTAAAAGAAGATGAAATTTTAGAATCTGTTATGAAAAAAGGAAAAAACCAAGAGTTAAAGAGAACGCCTGAAGATTATGTGTTTCGTCGTGCAGTGGAAAAAGATGCAGGTAAACTCGCAACCTTATATCGAACAGTTTTCTCCATTTATCCTACACCAATGGATGAGGAAGAATATGTTTTAAAGATGTTGAGAACTACTAGCATCTTTTATATTGTAGAGTACAACAACGAAATTGTAAGTGCAGCCTCTGCTGATATAAATAAATCTTTTCATCATGCTGAACTAACAGATTGTGCAACTCTTCCTACCTACAGAAAGTACGGATTAATGAAGAAAATATTAGTTAAATTAGAAGAAGAGTTACGAAGGGAACATATATTTTGTACATTTTCGATTGCTAGAGCACTATCCTTCGGCATGAATGCTGCTTTTTATCAGTTAGGTTATACGTATACAGGAAGAATGACAAATAATTGTTATATATACGATAATCTTGAAGATATGAATGTATGGGTGAAAAACCTAGCTACGTAA
- the cls gene encoding cardiolipin synthase, which yields MMMNVMAIMVSIIFIMNTALVLMIIFLERRNVNSIWTWALVLTFLPIVGFILYIIFGRNLSRSKLFRWDKRSYELLKGAVTNQLETLRVRNGRLYDPVIEKYKDFIIMNLTNNASLLTQNNQVTIYTSGKEKFDSLLNDIKQAKTHIHILYYIIRDDELGNKIANELAKKAREGVQVRLLYDDLGSRGLSKRFIGKIKNAGGEVEAFFPSRIPFINLTLNFRNHRKLVVIDGEIGYIGGFNVGDEYLGLNHRFGYWRDTHLKIKGEAVNHIQTRFIQDWNQAANKELLIKDFLYPFSRNYGKVGIQIVSSGPDSQLQQIKKAYIKMILSAKEYVYIQTPYFIPDDSLLDALKIACFSGLDVRIMLPNKPDHPFVYWATYSNIGELLKIGAKVYIYNNGFLHCKTIVCDDQIASVGTANIDVRSFRLNFEVNAFLYSQEEVSNLTRVFQEDIKQSKELTLHEYEQRSLKIRFKESISRLLSPIL from the coding sequence ATGATGATGAATGTAATGGCAATTATGGTATCAATCATTTTTATCATGAATACAGCACTTGTACTGATGATTATTTTTTTAGAAAGAAGAAATGTAAATTCTATTTGGACATGGGCACTCGTCCTTACTTTCTTACCGATAGTTGGTTTTATTTTATATATCATTTTTGGGAGGAATTTAAGTAGGTCAAAACTTTTTCGCTGGGATAAAAGAAGCTACGAATTGCTAAAAGGAGCTGTCACGAATCAATTAGAGACTTTACGAGTTCGTAATGGACGCCTATATGATCCTGTTATAGAGAAGTATAAAGATTTTATTATAATGAATTTGACCAATAACGCCTCTTTACTGACTCAAAATAATCAAGTCACCATTTATACAAGTGGGAAAGAGAAATTTGACTCACTCTTAAATGATATTAAACAGGCTAAAACACATATACATATATTGTATTACATTATTCGAGATGATGAGTTAGGTAATAAAATAGCAAATGAACTAGCAAAAAAAGCGCGTGAAGGTGTTCAAGTACGGTTGTTATATGATGATTTAGGATCAAGAGGTTTGAGTAAACGATTTATCGGAAAAATTAAAAATGCCGGAGGTGAAGTTGAGGCTTTTTTTCCTTCGAGAATTCCTTTCATAAATTTAACACTTAACTTTCGAAACCATCGCAAACTAGTAGTGATTGATGGTGAAATTGGCTATATCGGTGGCTTTAACGTAGGAGATGAATACTTAGGATTAAATCATCGATTTGGATATTGGCGAGACACTCACCTTAAAATAAAAGGGGAGGCCGTTAATCATATTCAAACAAGATTTATCCAAGACTGGAATCAAGCTGCCAATAAAGAGTTACTTATTAAAGATTTTCTTTATCCATTCTCTAGAAATTATGGGAAGGTAGGAATCCAGATTGTTTCAAGTGGGCCAGATTCGCAACTCCAACAAATAAAGAAAGCATATATTAAGATGATTTTATCTGCGAAAGAATATGTTTATATCCAAACGCCTTATTTTATTCCTGACGATAGTTTATTAGATGCATTAAAAATTGCTTGTTTTTCGGGATTAGATGTTCGAATAATGTTACCTAATAAACCAGACCATCCGTTTGTATATTGGGCAACCTATTCTAATATAGGGGAGCTTCTAAAAATAGGCGCTAAAGTGTATATATACAATAATGGCTTCTTACATTGCAAAACAATCGTGTGTGATGATCAAATTGCGTCTGTTGGTACGGCGAATATTGATGTTCGAAGTTTCAGGTTGAATTTTGAAGTGAATGCGTTTCTTTACTCTCAAGAAGAAGTTTCTAACTTAACAAGGGTATTTCAAGAGGACATTAAACAATCTAAAGAACTTACACTTCATGAATATGAACAACGGTCATTAAAAATAAGATTTAAAGAATCTATTTCAAGGTTATTATCACCAATCCTATAA
- a CDS encoding aspartate aminotransferase family protein: protein MLDSLLIKPLMNYVYPKAVRASGIYIYDENGKEYLDGSSGAVTASIGHAVPEIIKSAYEQSQKLSFVYRSQFTTDPAEALAKRLSALVNAEQDYWSFFVNSGSEATETAMKIAIQYWQEQGKHKKMKILSRRISYHGITLGALSMSGHLGRRERFVELLEDYPTVAPPYCYRCPFQSSVPKCGIACADDLETAIKRIGAEHIAAFIAEPIVGAAGGVIVPPDGYYQKIKQICEQNDILFIADEVMTGIGRTGKMFAIDYWDVKPDIMTLGKGMSAGYSPIAATMASEAVISPILTGSKVVMSGHTFSANPQSTAVGLAVIDYIEKNDLVNASFNKGKYLMEKLKGLANSHSIIGDIRGKGLMIGIEFVENQQNKKSYPSSLNLTNKIVNIAQNNGLLLYPSSAGTDGKGGDAVIIAPPLTIKKKQIRKLVELLDKTLLDIKNS, encoded by the coding sequence ATGCTAGATTCATTGCTGATTAAACCGTTAATGAACTATGTTTATCCAAAGGCAGTTCGAGCATCTGGAATTTATATTTATGATGAAAATGGAAAGGAATATTTAGACGGATCTTCAGGCGCGGTAACGGCAAGCATTGGCCACGCCGTGCCTGAGATTATAAAGTCTGCTTATGAGCAATCTCAAAAGCTGTCTTTTGTATATCGTTCTCAATTTACAACAGATCCTGCAGAAGCTTTAGCAAAGAGATTAAGCGCGCTTGTGAATGCTGAACAAGACTATTGGTCTTTCTTTGTAAATAGTGGTTCTGAAGCAACGGAGACTGCAATGAAAATCGCGATTCAATATTGGCAAGAGCAAGGAAAGCATAAAAAAATGAAGATCTTATCACGTCGGATTAGTTATCATGGCATTACACTCGGAGCTTTATCAATGTCAGGTCATCTAGGACGGCGTGAGAGGTTTGTAGAGTTATTGGAAGATTATCCAACCGTTGCTCCACCTTATTGTTATCGCTGCCCATTTCAAAGTTCGGTTCCTAAGTGCGGAATCGCTTGTGCTGATGATTTAGAAACAGCAATAAAGCGTATTGGTGCAGAACACATAGCTGCTTTTATCGCAGAACCGATCGTAGGCGCTGCAGGTGGGGTCATCGTTCCACCTGATGGCTATTATCAAAAGATTAAACAAATCTGTGAACAAAATGACATATTATTTATCGCAGATGAAGTCATGACTGGAATCGGTCGAACTGGAAAGATGTTTGCGATCGATTATTGGGATGTAAAGCCAGATATCATGACTCTTGGAAAAGGAATGAGTGCAGGTTATAGCCCTATCGCGGCTACGATGGCCAGTGAAGCTGTAATCAGTCCGATTCTTACAGGTTCTAAAGTCGTAATGAGTGGTCACACGTTTAGTGCTAATCCGCAGTCTACTGCAGTTGGTCTTGCAGTTATTGACTATATCGAAAAAAACGATTTAGTGAATGCCTCTTTTAACAAAGGTAAATACCTAATGGAAAAGTTAAAAGGTTTAGCTAATAGTCATTCCATTATTGGAGACATTCGGGGTAAAGGATTAATGATAGGAATAGAATTTGTAGAAAATCAACAAAACAAAAAATCATATCCTTCCTCCTTAAATTTGACAAATAAGATCGTCAATATAGCACAAAATAATGGACTTCTCCTTTACCCTTCTTCAGCAGGAACGGATGGCAAAGGAGGCGATGCTGTTATTATTGCCCCACCATTAACAATAAAGAAAAAACAAATAAGGAAATTAGTAGAGCTACTAGATAAAACATTACTAGACATAAAGAATAGTTAA
- a CDS encoding sigma-54 interaction domain-containing protein, producing MFLEPFETKQMLEAILGSIDEGIHVVDSNGITIYYNQVAANNDGVDIVDVLGKHVLEVFPSLNKQSSTLLKVIENGDPIYQQSQSYKNIKGQFIDTVNTTLPIKVGKKTIGAVEIAKDLTRVRKLSQSLLELQGKVHKQRLKPVSITGANYTFDDIVTTSNEMYKVKELAKRAAHTSSPVMIYGETGTGKELLIQSIHNYSPRKNNQFIAQNCATLPASLLESTLFGTKKGSFTGSVDRAGLFELAHNGTLFLDEINTMSLEFQSKLLRVLEDGVIRRVGGTEAYAVDVRMIVAMNEHPHSCIEKQLLRSDLYYRLNVIFIEIPPLRKRIEDIPLLVQHFIKKYNNKFQKLVTGIDETAIERLMYHQWPGNIRELEHSIEFAMNLVEKDKITIMHLPQYLLENRRNNQNGSEVFIKPLRETLEETEVKLITDALKMTDFNILKTAKILEIPRQTLQYKMKKFQLIR from the coding sequence TTGTTCCTAGAACCGTTTGAAACAAAGCAAATGTTAGAGGCGATTTTAGGAAGTATTGATGAAGGAATTCATGTCGTAGATTCAAACGGCATAACTATTTATTATAATCAGGTAGCTGCTAATAATGATGGTGTAGATATTGTCGATGTTCTTGGGAAACATGTATTAGAAGTTTTCCCGTCATTAAATAAACAATCAAGCACATTGCTTAAAGTAATTGAAAACGGCGACCCCATTTATCAACAATCACAATCTTATAAAAACATAAAAGGGCAATTCATTGATACAGTCAATACAACTTTACCGATAAAAGTCGGAAAAAAGACGATCGGTGCTGTTGAGATCGCGAAGGACTTAACCAGAGTTAGGAAGCTTTCGCAATCATTACTTGAACTTCAAGGAAAAGTTCATAAGCAACGATTGAAACCCGTATCAATTACTGGTGCAAACTATACATTTGATGATATCGTTACAACCTCTAACGAAATGTATAAAGTAAAAGAATTAGCTAAAAGAGCTGCTCACACATCTTCTCCTGTGATGATTTATGGAGAGACTGGGACAGGGAAGGAATTATTAATTCAATCTATTCATAATTACTCGCCACGAAAAAACAATCAATTTATTGCACAAAATTGTGCAACTCTCCCAGCTTCATTGTTAGAAAGTACTTTGTTTGGTACAAAGAAGGGGAGCTTTACTGGTTCAGTTGATCGAGCAGGCTTATTTGAACTGGCACATAATGGCACCCTGTTTCTTGATGAGATCAATACAATGTCACTTGAATTCCAATCAAAATTACTCCGAGTCCTTGAAGATGGTGTCATTCGGAGAGTTGGAGGGACAGAAGCTTATGCAGTAGATGTGAGGATGATCGTTGCAATGAACGAACATCCTCATTCCTGTATTGAAAAACAACTATTACGGTCTGATTTATATTATCGATTAAATGTTATCTTCATTGAAATCCCACCTCTGCGTAAAAGAATTGAGGATATTCCGCTCTTAGTTCAACATTTCATTAAAAAATATAATAATAAATTTCAAAAACTAGTAACTGGTATTGATGAAACCGCTATTGAAAGATTAATGTACCATCAGTGGCCAGGAAATATTAGAGAATTAGAACACTCCATAGAATTTGCTATGAATCTGGTTGAAAAGGACAAGATTACAATTATGCATTTGCCACAATATTTATTGGAGAACCGCAGGAACAATCAAAATGGATCTGAAGTATTCATTAAACCTCTCCGAGAAACATTAGAAGAAACGGAAGTAAAGCTTATTACTGATGCTTTAAAAATGACGGACTTCAATATCTTGAAAACGGCAAAGATTTTAGAAATACCTAGGCAAACTCTTCAATATAAAATGAAAAAATTTCAATTAATCCGATAG
- a CDS encoding glycoside hydrolase family 18 protein, which translates to MQIHVVRPGDTLWTIAQSYQTTVSELVQTNKISIPNQLVIGQSIVIPIWGQFYWVQQGDSLWSIGQRFGIDYFTLAQINQINLLQPLRVGIRIYIPPAVKQSIETNAYIEPRGTVSPALLSDARRAGPYLTYLAPFSYEVRRDGSLNPQPLTGIPEVARETGASLMMVITNLEGGQFSGELGREILQSRAVQELLLDNIIAETKRVGRFTDVHFDFEFLPGDQRIAYNHFLRRAAERLRAERLLISTALAPKTRADQPGQWYEAHDYRAHGEIVDFVVLMTYEWGYSAGPPMAVSPIGPVEQVIQYALTEMPASKIIMGQNLYGYDWTLPYIQGGPYARAISPQKAIEIARDNQVAIQYDYQAQAPHFDYVDEQSKAHKVWFEDARSIQAKFNLIKRLGLRGISYWKLGLPFPQNWLLIGENFNVIKR; encoded by the coding sequence GTGCAAATCCATGTGGTTCGACCAGGTGATACACTTTGGACTATTGCTCAAAGTTATCAAACGACTGTTAGTGAACTTGTTCAAACAAATAAGATTTCAATCCCAAATCAACTTGTAATCGGTCAATCAATCGTCATTCCTATTTGGGGGCAGTTTTATTGGGTACAACAAGGCGATAGTCTCTGGTCGATAGGTCAACGTTTTGGAATTGATTACTTTACATTAGCGCAAATTAATCAAATAAATTTATTGCAGCCGTTACGAGTTGGAATACGAATATACATTCCCCCGGCAGTTAAACAGAGTATAGAAACGAATGCATACATTGAACCTAGAGGTACTGTAAGCCCAGCTCTTCTAAGTGATGCAAGAAGAGCTGGACCCTATTTGACCTATTTAGCACCTTTTAGCTATGAAGTTAGAAGAGACGGCTCATTGAATCCTCAGCCTTTAACTGGAATACCAGAAGTTGCACGAGAAACGGGGGCATCACTAATGATGGTAATAACGAATCTAGAAGGAGGTCAATTCAGTGGTGAACTAGGTAGAGAAATTCTTCAGAGTCGGGCTGTGCAGGAGTTACTATTGGATAATATTATTGCTGAAACGAAAAGGGTTGGACGATTTACAGATGTTCATTTTGATTTTGAATTTTTGCCAGGAGATCAACGAATTGCTTATAATCACTTTTTAAGAAGAGCAGCTGAAAGATTAAGAGCAGAAAGGCTACTCATTTCAACTGCCCTAGCACCGAAAACAAGGGCTGATCAGCCAGGGCAATGGTATGAGGCTCATGATTATAGAGCTCATGGTGAAATAGTCGATTTTGTCGTGTTAATGACGTATGAATGGGGATATTCTGCAGGACCGCCAATGGCGGTATCACCAATTGGTCCAGTAGAACAAGTAATCCAATATGCATTAACAGAAATGCCCGCCTCAAAAATTATAATGGGGCAAAATTTATATGGATATGATTGGACTTTGCCTTATATTCAAGGTGGTCCATACGCACGAGCCATTAGTCCCCAAAAGGCGATTGAAATTGCTCGTGATAATCAAGTGGCCATTCAATATGATTATCAAGCACAAGCCCCTCATTTTGATTATGTTGATGAACAATCGAAAGCCCACAAAGTTTGGTTCGAAGATGCCCGTTCCATTCAAGCGAAATTTAATCTAATAAAGCGACTAGGTTTGAGAGGGATTAGTTACTGGAAACTTGGGCTGCCTTTTCCACAAAATTGGCTTCTAATAGGTGAAAATTTCAATGTAATTAAACGTTAG
- a CDS encoding YokU family protein: MQCEWCEEFGAVNISCTVFWELPDGTRAIEITNTPSIKCKNCGMEYQLESTINELEDQLILINTKKIGKSITYQQLMDQPKLLKRNYFRFD; encoded by the coding sequence ATGCAGTGTGAATGGTGTGAAGAGTTTGGGGCTGTAAATATTTCATGTACCGTATTTTGGGAACTTCCTGATGGTACAAGAGCAATCGAAATTACAAATACACCCAGTATCAAGTGTAAGAATTGTGGAATGGAGTATCAACTAGAATCAACCATCAACGAATTAGAAGATCAACTCATTCTCATAAACACGAAAAAGATAGGAAAAAGCATTACGTATCAACAATTAATGGACCAACCCAAATTATTGAAACGGAATTATTTCAGATTTGATTGA
- a CDS encoding nitroreductase family protein translates to MDLIKGILTRRSIGKVKSDPVPHELIEEVLHAGIHAPNHYRTEPWKFFVLEGDARKRLGLLFEKIEDEQIQEENLDVKSKKLERAKKNPLRAPVIIAVAVEPHSQRNVISIEEYAAVHSAVQNMLLAAHYFGLGAIWRTGPLCYHPKVKDFFQLSQNGDLVAFIYLGYPDMNPPSVTKTSFESFTTWLN, encoded by the coding sequence ATGGATTTAATTAAGGGAATTCTTACTAGAAGAAGTATTGGAAAAGTAAAGTCAGACCCTGTACCGCATGAATTAATAGAGGAAGTATTACATGCAGGGATTCACGCTCCTAATCATTATCGAACAGAACCTTGGAAGTTTTTTGTGCTTGAAGGTGATGCACGAAAACGATTAGGCCTATTATTTGAAAAGATTGAAGATGAGCAAATTCAAGAAGAGAATCTAGATGTGAAATCAAAGAAACTTGAACGAGCAAAAAAAAATCCATTACGAGCACCGGTAATCATTGCTGTTGCAGTTGAACCTCACTCTCAAAGAAATGTAATCTCAATTGAAGAATATGCAGCTGTTCATAGTGCCGTACAGAATATGCTATTAGCCGCACATTATTTCGGGTTAGGAGCGATTTGGAGAACGGGTCCGCTTTGCTATCATCCAAAAGTAAAAGATTTTTTCCAGCTATCTCAAAATGGAGATCTTGTAGCGTTTATATATTTAGGCTATCCTGACATGAATCCTCCTTCCGTTACGAAGACTTCTTTTGAATCATTTACAACATGGTTGAATTGA
- the ablA gene encoding lysine 2,3-aminomutase, giving the protein MKMDLYKPERHWKDIELWKGVTDEQWNDWIWQLTNTIRTLDDLKKVINLTPEEEEGVRISTMTIPLNITPYYASLMNPDDPRCPIRMQSVPIGQEIHKTKYDLEDPLEEDEDSPVPGLTHRYPDRVLFLVTNQCSMYCRYCTRRRFSGQIGMGVPKKQLDDAINYIRNTPKVRDVLLSGGDGLLINDKILEYILKNLREIPHVEIIRIGTRAPVVFPQRITENLCNILKKYHPVWLNTHFNTSIEITEESKRACEMLVDAGVPVGNQAVILSGINDSVPIMKKLNLDLVKIRVRPYYIYQCDLSEGIGHFRAPVSKGLEIIEGLRGHTSGYSVPTFVVDAPGGGGKITLQPNYILSQSPEKIVLRNFEGVITSYPEPKGYVAGRADEYFEKVYKNYKDNQSNTGISSILNDEQKTIIPKSLERYNRRSSYQEKEGYSTLKDKREKRDQLKEKKYNAQFKKDKETDRN; this is encoded by the coding sequence ATGAAAATGGATCTATATAAACCGGAACGTCATTGGAAAGACATCGAACTATGGAAAGGGGTCACAGATGAACAATGGAATGATTGGATTTGGCAACTAACGAATACAATTCGAACTTTAGATGATTTAAAGAAGGTCATTAATTTGACCCCGGAGGAGGAGGAGGGGGTTCGAATTTCTACGATGACAATTCCCTTAAATATCACCCCGTACTATGCATCTCTAATGAACCCTGATGATCCAAGGTGTCCTATTAGAATGCAATCGGTCCCGATTGGGCAAGAGATTCACAAAACGAAATATGATCTAGAAGACCCACTCGAGGAAGATGAAGACTCTCCAGTTCCAGGGTTAACCCATCGTTATCCTGACCGTGTCCTTTTTCTAGTGACCAACCAATGTTCGATGTATTGTCGATACTGTACCCGTCGTCGTTTCTCAGGTCAAATTGGAATGGGAGTGCCTAAGAAACAATTAGATGATGCGATAAATTATATTCGTAACACACCCAAAGTACGTGATGTCCTTCTCTCTGGGGGAGATGGTTTATTAATAAATGACAAAATTCTTGAATATATTTTAAAGAATCTACGTGAAATTCCTCATGTTGAAATTATTAGAATTGGCACAAGAGCACCAGTTGTATTCCCGCAACGTATTACTGAGAATCTTTGTAATATTTTAAAGAAGTATCATCCGGTATGGTTGAACACTCATTTTAATACGTCTATAGAAATAACTGAGGAATCGAAAAGAGCTTGTGAAATGCTTGTAGATGCAGGCGTGCCAGTAGGAAACCAAGCTGTGATACTTTCAGGAATCAATGACAGTGTACCGATTATGAAGAAATTAAATTTGGACCTTGTCAAAATTAGAGTTCGTCCTTATTACATTTACCAATGTGATTTATCTGAAGGAATTGGACATTTTCGTGCACCTGTTTCAAAAGGTCTCGAAATTATTGAGGGATTGCGCGGTCATACTTCTGGTTATAGTGTACCTACCTTTGTAGTTGATGCTCCTGGTGGTGGCGGAAAAATTACTCTTCAACCGAATTATATCCTGTCACAAAGCCCAGAAAAAATTGTCCTACGAAATTTTGAAGGCGTTATTACAAGTTATCCAGAGCCAAAAGGATATGTAGCAGGTCGTGCTGATGAGTACTTCGAGAAAGTGTATAAGAATTACAAGGATAATCAAAGCAATACGGGGATATCGTCAATCTTAAATGATGAGCAGAAGACGATTATCCCGAAGTCATTAGAGCGTTACAATCGTCGATCTAGTTATCAAGAAAAGGAAGGATATTCAACATTAAAAGATAAACGTGAGAAGAGAGATCAACTAAAAGAGAAAAAATACAATGCTCAATTTAAAAAAGACAAAGAAACTGACCGCAACTAA